One Clostridiales bacterium genomic region harbors:
- a CDS encoding arginine--tRNA ligase, with product MRDTVAALFHEALAAAAQAGEIALAELPEIHVERPRDPAHGDWATNVALVLAKSAGMNPRALAAVLAARVADHPDVAAVEVAGPGFINIRLSASALQRVLVEARTRGSAFGRIDEGAGRRVQVEFVSANPVGPMHIGHGRWAALGDSMA from the coding sequence GTGAGAGACACTGTCGCCGCCCTCTTCCATGAAGCGCTCGCCGCAGCCGCACAAGCGGGCGAGATCGCGCTTGCCGAGCTTCCAGAGATACACGTTGAGAGACCCCGCGACCCGGCGCATGGCGACTGGGCGACCAACGTGGCGCTTGTCTTGGCAAAGAGCGCTGGCATGAACCCGCGTGCGCTGGCCGCCGTACTCGCCGCGCGCGTCGCTGATCACCCTGACGTCGCCGCCGTGGAGGTTGCGGGTCCCGGCTTCATCAACATCCGCCTCTCCGCAAGCGCGCTGCAGCGCGTGCTCGTTGAGGCTCGCACCCGGGGCTCCGCGTTTGGGCGCATCGACGAGGGGGCGGGCCGCCGCGTGCAAGTCGAGTTTGTCTCGGCGAATCCTGTCGGGCCGATGCACATCGGCCACGGCCGGTGGGCGGCGCTCGGCGACAGCATGGCTC
- a CDS encoding YggT family protein encodes MATRTDERVQVVRRRRNTSAGRVISRFVYAVMSVIIVVLAFRFALLLFAANPAATFVEFIYNISAPLMAPFEAVFPATPFGEAAIVEWNSLLAIAVYAVVAWGASWLFVWIASSSTTEVVEEVRAEDSTPPS; translated from the coding sequence ATGGCGACTCGAACGGACGAGCGGGTGCAGGTTGTTCGCAGGAGGCGGAACACCTCGGCAGGGCGAGTCATCTCCCGATTCGTCTACGCCGTGATGAGCGTGATTATCGTCGTGCTCGCGTTCCGGTTCGCACTCTTGCTGTTCGCCGCGAATCCCGCGGCCACGTTCGTCGAGTTCATCTACAACATCTCCGCGCCGCTCATGGCTCCGTTCGAGGCGGTGTTCCCCGCCACACCATTCGGGGAAGCGGCAATCGTCGAATGGAACTCACTGCTGGCGATCGCTGTGTACGCCGTAGTCGCCTGGGGAGCGAGTTGGCTGTTCGTCTGGATCGCGAGTTCGTCGACCACGGAGGTCGTCGAGGAGGTGCGGGCCGAGGACTCGACGCCACCGAGCTAG